The following are from one region of the Takifugu rubripes chromosome 16, fTakRub1.2, whole genome shotgun sequence genome:
- the LOC101077799 gene encoding solute carrier family 23 member 1 isoform X1, whose translation MAPAKENGGLDNLAFDMDEDIKDGLKEMREKPSGEDKSKLAYCVTDTPPWYLCIALSIQHYLTSFGAIFSIPLILSESLCLQHDSLSQSRLINTIFFVSGICTMLQVTFGVRLPILQGGTFSLLTPAMAMLSMPEWECPAWTYNASLVNVSSPVFIEVWQSRMRTLQGSIMVASLLQIVAGFSGMIGFLMRFIGPLTIAPTITLIGLSVYQTAGAKAGSHWGISAMTTALIILFSQYLHRVPIPVPAYNKHRKLHFSKFHLFQMMPVLLGISISWLVCYLLTIYDVLPSNPAHYGHLARTDLKGNVVSDASWFTFPYPGQWGMPAVSLAGVFGIMAGIICSMAESVGDYHACAKLSGAPPPPRHAINRGIGVEGLGSLLAGAFGTGNGTTSFSENVAVLGITKVGSRVVIFTSGVFMVLMGILGKIGAVFTTIPEPVVGGMFMIMFGVISAAGVSNLQFTDMNSSRTIFIFGFSLFSALVIPDWLKKYPESLSTGIPVIDQVVTILLSTHMFVGGFLGFFLDNTIPGTRQERGFVWEKEEHAEFSKTPASDKLYDLPLGITTFFSSYSWVRFIPFCPWEGENSDEASVVQHQPGEDLCDGAFDPNPPANTKL comes from the exons ATGGCTCCAGCGAAGGAAAATGGTGGACTTGACAATCTCGCTTTTGAT ATGGACGAAGACATAAAAGACGGGCTCAAAGAAATGAGGGAAAAGCCGTCAGGTGAGGACAAAAGCAAACTGGCCTACTGTGTGACAGACACCCCTCCGTGGTACCTTTGCATTGCTTTGTCCATTCAG CATTACCTGACATCGTTTGGGGCCATCTTCTCCATCCCCCTCATTCTCTCAGAGAGCCTGTGTCTCCAGCATGACAGCCTGAGCCAGAGTCGCCTCATCAACactattttctttgtttctgggATTTGCACCATGCTGCAGGTCACCTTTGGAGTCAG GCTTCCTATCCTACAGGGGGGTACATTTTCTTTGCTGACCCCCGCTATGGCAATGTTGTCCATGCCAGAGTGGGAGTGTCCTGCTTGGACTTACAATGCCAGTTTGGTTAACGTCTCATCACCAGTCTTTATAGAAGTGTGGCAGAGCCGGATGAGAACT CTGCAGGGCTCCATCATGGTGGCTTCGCTCCTCCAGATCGTGGCCGGCTTCTCGGGCATGATCGGCTTTCTCATGCGCTTCATAGGACCTTTGACCATTGCTCCCACAATCACCCTCATTGGTCTGTCGGTTTATCAAACAGCCGGAGCCAAAGCTGGGAGCCACTGGGGCATCTCTGCCAT GACCACTGCGCTGATCATCCTCTTCTCCCAGTATCTTCATCGTGTTCCCATTCCTGTCCCAGCATATAACAAACACAGGAAACTTCACTTCTCAAAGTTTCATCTCTTCCAGATGATGCCA GTTCTGTTGGGAATTTCGATCTCCTGGCTAGTCTGCTACCTCCTCACAATCTACGACGTCCTGCCATCTAATCCAGCCCATTATGGCCACCTGGCGCGCACTGATTTGAAGGGAAATGTGGTCAGTGATGCTTCTTGGTTCACATTTCCGTATCCTG gccAGTGGGGCATGCCAGCAGTCAGTCTGGCAGGTGTATTTGGGATTATGGCTGGAATAATCTGCTCCATGGCCGAGTCTGTGGGTGATTACCACGCATGTGCCAAGTTATCAGGGGCCCCGCCTCCCCCAAGGCACGCCATCAACCGTGGCATCGGGGTGGAAGGGCTCGGCTCTTTACTGGCGGGGGCCTTCGGCACCGGCAACGGCACCACCTCATTCAGCGAGAATGTGGCTGTCCTGGGCATCACCAAG GTGGGCAGCAGGGTGGTGATCTTTACAAGTGGAGTTTTCATGGTTTTAATGGGAATCTTGGGGAAAATCGGAGCTGTCTTTACAACCATTCCTGAACCCGTGGTCGGAGGGATGTTCATGATCATGTTTGGAGTCATAAGTGCAGCAGGAGTCTCCAATTTACAG TTTACAGACATGAATTCCTCCAGAACCATTTTCATTTTTGGCTTTTCTTTATTCTCTGCACTGGTCATTCCAGACTGGTTAAAGAAATATCCAGAGTCTCTCAGCACAG GTATTCCAGTGATTGACCAGGTGGTGACAATATTGCTCAGCACACACATGTTTGTAGGAGGCTTCCTGGGCTTCTTCCTAGACAACACCATTCCCG GGACCAGACAAGAACGTGGATTTGTCTGGGAGAAGGAAGAACATGCTGAGTTTTCCAAAACGCCGGCATCAGATAAGCTGTATGACCTCCCCCTCGGCATCACAACCTTCTTTTCGTCCTACTCCTGGGTTCGTTTTATCCCTTTCTGTCCATGGGAGGGTGAAAACAGTGATGAGGCCAGTGTGGTTCAGCACCAGCCTGGTGAGGATCTGTGTGATGGTGCttttgaccctaaccctcctgctAACACCAAACTCTAA
- the LOC101077799 gene encoding solute carrier family 23 member 1 isoform X2, protein MLQVTFGVRLPILQGGTFSLLTPAMAMLSMPEWECPAWTYNASLVNVSSPVFIEVWQSRMRTLQGSIMVASLLQIVAGFSGMIGFLMRFIGPLTIAPTITLIGLSVYQTAGAKAGSHWGISAMTTALIILFSQYLHRVPIPVPAYNKHRKLHFSKFHLFQMMPVLLGISISWLVCYLLTIYDVLPSNPAHYGHLARTDLKGNVVSDASWFTFPYPGQWGMPAVSLAGVFGIMAGIICSMAESVGDYHACAKLSGAPPPPRHAINRGIGVEGLGSLLAGAFGTGNGTTSFSENVAVLGITKVGSRVVIFTSGVFMVLMGILGKIGAVFTTIPEPVVGGMFMIMFGVISAAGVSNLQFTDMNSSRTIFIFGFSLFSALVIPDWLKKYPESLSTGIPVIDQVVTILLSTHMFVGGFLGFFLDNTIPGTRQERGFVWEKEEHAEFSKTPASDKLYDLPLGITTFFSSYSWVRFIPFCPWEGENSDEASVVQHQPGEDLCDGAFDPNPPANTKL, encoded by the exons ATGCTGCAGGTCACCTTTGGAGTCAG GCTTCCTATCCTACAGGGGGGTACATTTTCTTTGCTGACCCCCGCTATGGCAATGTTGTCCATGCCAGAGTGGGAGTGTCCTGCTTGGACTTACAATGCCAGTTTGGTTAACGTCTCATCACCAGTCTTTATAGAAGTGTGGCAGAGCCGGATGAGAACT CTGCAGGGCTCCATCATGGTGGCTTCGCTCCTCCAGATCGTGGCCGGCTTCTCGGGCATGATCGGCTTTCTCATGCGCTTCATAGGACCTTTGACCATTGCTCCCACAATCACCCTCATTGGTCTGTCGGTTTATCAAACAGCCGGAGCCAAAGCTGGGAGCCACTGGGGCATCTCTGCCAT GACCACTGCGCTGATCATCCTCTTCTCCCAGTATCTTCATCGTGTTCCCATTCCTGTCCCAGCATATAACAAACACAGGAAACTTCACTTCTCAAAGTTTCATCTCTTCCAGATGATGCCA GTTCTGTTGGGAATTTCGATCTCCTGGCTAGTCTGCTACCTCCTCACAATCTACGACGTCCTGCCATCTAATCCAGCCCATTATGGCCACCTGGCGCGCACTGATTTGAAGGGAAATGTGGTCAGTGATGCTTCTTGGTTCACATTTCCGTATCCTG gccAGTGGGGCATGCCAGCAGTCAGTCTGGCAGGTGTATTTGGGATTATGGCTGGAATAATCTGCTCCATGGCCGAGTCTGTGGGTGATTACCACGCATGTGCCAAGTTATCAGGGGCCCCGCCTCCCCCAAGGCACGCCATCAACCGTGGCATCGGGGTGGAAGGGCTCGGCTCTTTACTGGCGGGGGCCTTCGGCACCGGCAACGGCACCACCTCATTCAGCGAGAATGTGGCTGTCCTGGGCATCACCAAG GTGGGCAGCAGGGTGGTGATCTTTACAAGTGGAGTTTTCATGGTTTTAATGGGAATCTTGGGGAAAATCGGAGCTGTCTTTACAACCATTCCTGAACCCGTGGTCGGAGGGATGTTCATGATCATGTTTGGAGTCATAAGTGCAGCAGGAGTCTCCAATTTACAG TTTACAGACATGAATTCCTCCAGAACCATTTTCATTTTTGGCTTTTCTTTATTCTCTGCACTGGTCATTCCAGACTGGTTAAAGAAATATCCAGAGTCTCTCAGCACAG GTATTCCAGTGATTGACCAGGTGGTGACAATATTGCTCAGCACACACATGTTTGTAGGAGGCTTCCTGGGCTTCTTCCTAGACAACACCATTCCCG GGACCAGACAAGAACGTGGATTTGTCTGGGAGAAGGAAGAACATGCTGAGTTTTCCAAAACGCCGGCATCAGATAAGCTGTATGACCTCCCCCTCGGCATCACAACCTTCTTTTCGTCCTACTCCTGGGTTCGTTTTATCCCTTTCTGTCCATGGGAGGGTGAAAACAGTGATGAGGCCAGTGTGGTTCAGCACCAGCCTGGTGAGGATCTGTGTGATGGTGCttttgaccctaaccctcctgctAACACCAAACTCTAA